One window of Vidua chalybeata isolate OUT-0048 chromosome 14, bVidCha1 merged haplotype, whole genome shotgun sequence genomic DNA carries:
- the ATP7A gene encoding copper-transporting ATPase 1 isoform X1 translates to MEAKSVAIGVEGMTCSSCVQSIEQHLGKMNGIHNIKVSLEDKNAIIIYDSKLQTPVTLQEAICDMGFDATLADSNPQPVLPDTIFLTLPAQAALTPRQICATLLSNKGIVDVKVSSDQRTAVVTFIPSITNGRHITQMVPGADLSISVPEVTPGTWEDSSWSHASSAVLRLKVDGMTCHSCTSTIEGKLGKLQGVQRIRVSLDNKEAVVVYQPPLITAEEIKQQIEAAGFTAAFKKQPRPLKLSGIDLERLRNAQPRSSEASQREDSSGTGTKTVVFRVEGMHCNSCVLNIQSTVSALPAVASVVVSLENKSAAISYNPSLISVEKLRKAVENVSPERFRVSLPEEHENLALFPTLASPVKSHPASKDPSQPLTQVVVINIEGMTCSSCVQSIEGVLSQKAGVKSVHVSLPNGTGTIEYDPLQTSPEDLRSSIEDMGFDASFPAKAELPVAKAQPCPEAQLDSHKPEPPSKVPPAHVGRQESKTISKCYVQVTGMTCASCVANIERNLRREDGIHSILVALMAGKAEVRYNPAVIHPAAIAELIRELGFGATVMENCGEGDGILELVVRGMTCASCVHKIESTLMKTNGVLYCSVALATNKAHIKYDPEAIGPRDVIQVIKDLGFTTSLVKKDRSASHLDHKQEIRQWKRSFVVSLVFCIPVMGLMIYMMVMDSQLSHAHAHHNMSSEEMEALHSSMVLEYQLLPGLSVMNFLSFLFCVPVQVFGGWHFYIQASRALRHNTANMDVLVVLATSIAFLYSFIILLVAMAERAKVNPVTFFDTPPMLFVFISLGRWLEHVAKGKTSEALARLISLQATEATIVTLGPDNVLLSEEQVDVELVQRGDIVKVVPGGKFPVDGRVIEGQSMVDESLITGEAMPVTKKPGNTVIAGSINQNGSLLISATHVGADTTLSQIVKLVEEAQTSKAPIQQFADKLSGYFVPFIVAVSVVTLFAWIIIGFVDFEIVEKYFLGYNKSISAAEVIIRFAFQASITVLCIACPCSLGLATPTAVMVGTGVGAQNGILIKGGEPLEMAHKVKVVVFDKTGTITHGTPEVMQVKFLVEGNLLPRHKMLAIVGTAESSSEHPLGAAITKYCKKELNSETLGTCTDFQVVPGCGISCKVTNIEALLYRKNRMVEENNVKNVTLVKIEENTDESVQPALIIDAELPTTVTSQKYSVLIGNREWMTRNGLMVRNEVDKAMMEHERRGRTAVLAAVDGVLCGLIAIADTVKPEAELAVYTLKSMGLEVVLMTGDNSKTARSIASQVGITKVFAEVLPSHKVAKVKQLQDEGKRVAMVGDGINDSPALAMASVGIAIGTGTDVAIEAADVVLIRDDLMDVVASIDLSRKTVKRIRINFVFALIYNLIGVPIAAGVFLPIGLVLQPWMGSAAMAASSVSVVLSSLLLKMYQKPSSEKLEFRARGQLRHKSPSEISVHVGLDESGAGSPKLSLMDRIITYSRASINSLFSDKRSVNSIVLAEPDKHSLLVGDFGEDDDTAL, encoded by the exons ATGGAGGCAAAATCCGTGGCCATCGGCGTGGAGGGGAtgacctgcagctcctgtgtcCAGAGCATTGAGCAGCACCTTGGGAAGATGAATGGCATCCACAACATTAAA GTCTCTCTGGAGGACAAGAACGCCATCATCATCTACGACTCCAAGCTGCAAACCCCAGTGACTCTGCAGGAAGCCATCTGTGACATGGGATTTGATGCTACCCTGGCTGATTCAAACCCACAACCTGTTCTACCTGACACAATTTTCCTcaccctccctgctcaggcagccCTAACGCCCAGGCAGATCTGTGCCACGCTGCTGAGCAACAAAGGGATCGTGGATGTGAAAGTGTCCTCTGATCAAAGAACTGCAGTGGTGACTTTCATCCCTTCCATCACCAATGGCAGGCACATTACCCAGATGGTCCCAGGAGCAGATTTGAGCATCTCTGTGCCAGAGGTAACACCTGGAACGTGGGAAGATTCCAGCTGGTCCCACGCGAGCAGCGCTGTGCTGCGCCTGAAAGTCGATGGGATGACCTGTCACTCCTGCACCAGCACCATCGAGGGGAAGCTTGGCAAGCTGCAGGGAGTTCAGAGGATTAGAG TGTCCCTGGACAATAAGGAAGCTGTTGTTGTCTACCAGCCTCCTCTAatcacagcagaagaaataaaacagcaaattgAAGCCGCGGGTTTCACAGCAGCCTTCAAAAAGCAACCTAGACCCCTGAAGCTCAGTGGGATTGACCTGGAGAGGCTGAGAAATGCTCAACCCAGAAGCTCTGAGGCATCACAGAGAGAAGACTCCAGCGGGACTGGCACAAAGACAGTTGTGTTCAGAGTTGAGGGGATGCACTGCAATTCCTGTGTCCTCAACATCCAGAGCACCGTGTCAGCACTGCCGGCAGTGGCGAGCGTCGTGGTTTCTTTGGAGAACAAATCTGCTGCTATAAGCTACAACCCAAGCTTAATTAGCGTAGAGAAGCTGAGGAAAGCTGTGGAGAATGTGTCTCCAGAGAGGTTCAGGGTCAGCCTTCCTGAGGAGCATGAGAACCTGGCACTTTTCCCCACGCTGGCATCTCCAGTGAAATCTCATCCTGCTTCCAAGGATCCCAGCCAGCCCCTCACTCAGGTTGTTGTGATCAATATTGAGGGCATGACTTGCAGCTCCTGTGTGCAGTCCATCGAGGGAGTGCTGTCCCAGAAGGCAGGTGTGAAATCTGTTCATGTCTCTCTCCCAAATGGAACTGGAACTATAGAATATGACCCACTGCAAACAAGCCCCGAGGACTTGAGGTCCTCAATAGAGGATATGGGATTTGATGCATCTTTTCCAG CAAAGGCAGAGCTCCCTGTGGCcaaagctcagccctgccctgaagCACAGCTGGACTCTCACAAGCCTGAGCCACCCTCCAAAGTGCCACCAGCCCACgttggcaggcaggagagcaagaCCATCTCCAAGTGCTACGTGCAGGTCACGGGAATGACGTGTGCCTCGTGTGTGGCCAACATCGAGAGGAATCTGAGAAGGGAGGATG GAATCCACTCGATCCTTGTTGCCCTCATGGCAGGGAAGGCAGAAGTGAGGTACAACCCTGCTGTCATTCACCCTGCAGCTATTGCAGAGCTCATTCGGGAGCTGGGCTTCGGAGCCACCGTGATGGAAAACTGTGGGGAAGGAGATGGCATTCTGGAACTTGTT gtgAGAGGGATGACCTGTGCCTCCTGTGTGCACAAGATAGAATCCACCCTCATGAAGACCAATGGTGTCTTGTACTGCTCCGTAGCTCTTGCGACCAACAAAGCCCACATCAAATATGACCCTGAGGCCATTGGTCCTCGAGATGTCATACAAGTGATAAAG gattTAGGTTTTACTACTTCCTTAGTCAAAAAGGATAGATCTGCCAGTCATCTGGATCACAAACAGGAGATCAGGCA gTGGAAAAGGTCTTTTGTGGTGAGCCTGGTTTTCTGTATCCCTGTGATGGGGCTGATGATTTACATGATGGTGATGGACAGCCAGCTCTCGCATGCTCACGCACATCACAACATGAGCAGTGAGGAGATGGAGGCCCTCCACTCCTCCATGGTCCTGGAAtaccagctcctgccaggactGTCAGTCATGAATTTCCTGTCGTTTTTATTCTGTGTCCCTGTACAG GTGTTTGGGGGGTGGCACTTCTACATCCAGGCCTCCCGAGCACTGAGGCACAACACAGCCAACATGGACGTGCTCGTGGTGCTGGCAACATCCATTGCCTTCCTCTACTCCTTCATCATCCTCCTGGTGGCAATGGCTGAGAGGGCCAAAGTGAACCCTGTCACCTTCTTCGACACGCCCCCGATGCTGTTTGTGTTCATCTCGCTGGGCCGCTGGCTGGAGCACGTGGCAAAG GGTAAAACCTCAGAAGCACTGGCAAGACTAATTTCATTACAAGCTACTGAAGCTACTATTGTTACCTTGGGCCCTGATAACGTTCTTTTAAG TGAGGAGCAAGTGGATGTGGAGCTGGTTCAGCGAGGGGACATTGTCAAAGTGGTCCCAGGAGGCAAATTCCCAGTGGATGGCCGTGTCATTGAAGGACAGTCCATGGTGGACGAGTCTCTCATCACAG GTGAGGCCATGCCTGTGACCAAAAAGCCTGGCAATACAGTTATTGCAGGCTCCATCAATCAGAACGGGTCCCTTCTCATCTCGGCCACCCACGTGGGAGCTGACACCACTCTGTCCCAGATTGTGAAACTCGTGGAGGAGGCCCAGACCTCTAAG GCTCCCATCCAGCAATTTGCAGACAAACTTAGTGGCTACTTCGTTCCTTTTATTGTGGCTGTTTCTGTAGTTACCCTTTTTGCCTGGATTATAATTGGATTTGTGGATTTTGAAATAgtggaaaaatactttctg GGCTACAACAAGagcatttcagcagcagaggtgATCATCCGCTTCGCCTTCCAGGCCTCCATCACCGTGCTGTGCATcgcctgtccctgctccctgggccTGGCCACCCCCACCGCCGTCATGGTGGGCACCGGCGTGGGGGCCCAGAACGGCATCCTCATCAAGGGCGGGGAGCCCCTGGAGATGGCACACAAG gTGAAGGTGGTTGTGTTTGACAAAACAGGGACCATCACCCACGGCACTCCAGAGGTGATGCAGGTGAAGTTCCTGGTGGAGGGGAACCTCCTGCCTCGTCACAAAATGCTTGCGATTGTGGGGACAGCGGAGAGCAGCAGCGAGCACCCCCTGGGAGCAGCAATCACAAAGTACTGCAAAAAG GAGCTGAACTCGGAAACCCTTGGGACATGTACAGATTTTCAGGTAGTTCCAGGCTGTGGCATTAGTTGCAAAGTCACCAATATTGAAGCATTACTCTATAGGAAAAACAGAATGGTTGaagaaaacaatgttaaaaatgtGACACTTGTGAAAATTGAGGAGAATACAGACGAATCAGTGCAGCCTGCTTTGATCATTGATGCTGAACTACCAA ctACTGTGACCTCTCAGAAATACTCAGTTCTCATCGGGAACAGGGAATGGATGACCAGGAATGGCCTCATGGTGAGAAATGAGGTGGACAAAGCCATGATGGAACACGAGCGGAGAGGCCGCACGgctgtcctggcagctgtggaTG gaGTGCTCTGTGGCTTGATAGCTATTGCAGATACAGTGAAGCcagaggctgagctggcagTGTACACTTTGAAGAGCATGGGGTTAGAAGTTGTCCTCATGACTGGCGACAACAGCAAAACAGCCCGGTCCATCGCCTCCCAG GTTGGCATCACCAAAGTGTTTGCAGAGGTTCTCCCCTCGCACAAAGTGGCCAAAGTGAAGCAGCTCCAGGACGAAGGGAAGCGGGTGGCCATGGTTGGAGATGGGATCAACGattccccagccctggccatggCCAGCGTGGGAATTGCCATTGGCACGGGCACGGATGTGGCCATCGAGGCAGCTGATGTGGTTCTCATCAGG GATGACCTGATGGATGTGGTAGCAAGCATAGATTTGTCCAGGAAAACCGTGAAGAGGATCCGGATCAACTTTGTCTTTGCTCTAATTTACAATCTCATTGGAGTTCCCATAGCTGCAG GTGTCTTCCTGCCCATTGGTTTGGTTCTACAGCCCTGGATGGGATCTGCAGCCATGGCTGCCTCCTCAGTCTCTGTTGTGCTTTCTTCTTTGCTCTTGAAGAT GTACCAGAAACCAAGTTCTGAGAAGCTGGAGTTCCGTGCCCGTGGCCAGCTGAGGCACAAGAGCCCGTCAGAGATCAGTGTCCACGTGGGGCTCGATGAGAGCGGGGCTGGCTCCCCCAAGCTGAGCCTGATGGATCGAATCATCACCTACAGCAGAGCCTCCATCAACTCCCTCTTCTCAGACAAGCGCTCCGTGAACAGCATCGTCCTCGCTGAGCCAGACAAGCATTCACTGCTGGTGGGGGACTTTGGGGAAGATGATGACACAGCCTTATGA
- the ATP7A gene encoding copper-transporting ATPase 1 isoform X2 — protein sequence MEAKSVAIGVEGMTCSSCVQSIEQHLGKMNGIHNIKVSLEDKNAIIIYDSKLQTPVTLQEAICDMGFDATLADSNPQPVLPDTIFLTLPAQAALTPRQICATLLSNKGIVDVKVSSDQRTAVVTFIPSITNGRHITQMVPGADLSISVPEVTPGTWEDSSWSHASSAVLRLKVDGMTCHSCTSTIEGKLGKLQGVQRIRVSLDNKEAVVVYQPPLITAEEIKQQIEAAGFTAAFKKQPRPLKLSGIDLERLRNAQPRSSEASQREDSSGTGTKTVVFRVEGMHCNSCVLNIQSTVSALPAVASVVVSLENKSAAISYNPSLISVEKLRKAVENVSPERFRVSLPEEHENLALFPTLASPVKSHPASKDPSQPLTQVVVINIEGMTCSSCVQSIEGVLSQKAGVKSVHVSLPNGTGTIEYDPLQTSPEDLRSSIEDMGFDASFPAKAELPVAKAQPCPEAQLDSHKPEPPSKVPPAHVGRQESKTISKCYVQVTGMTCASCVANIERNLRREDGIHSILVALMAGKAEVRYNPAVIHPAAIAELIRELGFGATVMENCGEGDGILELVVRGMTCASCVHKIESTLMKTNGVLYCSVALATNKAHIKYDPEAIGPRDVIQVIKDLGFTTSLVKKDRSASHLDHKQEIRQWKRSFVVSLVFCIPVMGLMIYMMVMDSQLSHAHAHHNMSSEEMEALHSSMVLEYQLLPGLSVMNFLSFLFCVPVQVFGGWHFYIQASRALRHNTANMDVLVVLATSIAFLYSFIILLVAMAERAKVNPVTFFDTPPMLFVFISLGRWLEHVAKGKTSEALARLISLQATEATIVTLGPDNVLLSEEQVDVELVQRGDIVKVVPGGKFPVDGRVIEGQSMVDESLITGEAMPVTKKPGNTVIAGSINQNGSLLISATHVGADTTLSQIVKLVEEAQTSKAPIQQFADKLSGYFVPFIVAVSVVTLFAWIIIGFVDFEIVEKYFLGYNKSISAAEVIIRFAFQASITVLCIACPCSLGLATPTAVMVGTGVGAQNGILIKGGEPLEMAHKVKVVVFDKTGTITHGTPEVMQVKFLVEGNLLPRHKMLAIVGTAESSSEHPLGAAITKYCKKELNSETLGTCTDFQVVPGCGISCKVTNIEALLYRKNRMVEENNVKNVTLVKIEENTDESVQPALIIDAELPTTVTSQKYSVLIGNREWMTRNGLMVRNEVDKAMMEHERRGRTAVLAAVDGVLCGLIAIADTVKPEAELAVYTLKSMGLEVVLMTGDNSKTARSIASQVGITKVFAEVLPSHKVAKVKQLQDEGKRVAMVGDGINDSPALAMASVGIAIGTGTDVAIEAADVVLIRDDLMDVVASIDLSRKTVKRIRINFVFALIYNLIGVPIAAGV from the exons ATGGAGGCAAAATCCGTGGCCATCGGCGTGGAGGGGAtgacctgcagctcctgtgtcCAGAGCATTGAGCAGCACCTTGGGAAGATGAATGGCATCCACAACATTAAA GTCTCTCTGGAGGACAAGAACGCCATCATCATCTACGACTCCAAGCTGCAAACCCCAGTGACTCTGCAGGAAGCCATCTGTGACATGGGATTTGATGCTACCCTGGCTGATTCAAACCCACAACCTGTTCTACCTGACACAATTTTCCTcaccctccctgctcaggcagccCTAACGCCCAGGCAGATCTGTGCCACGCTGCTGAGCAACAAAGGGATCGTGGATGTGAAAGTGTCCTCTGATCAAAGAACTGCAGTGGTGACTTTCATCCCTTCCATCACCAATGGCAGGCACATTACCCAGATGGTCCCAGGAGCAGATTTGAGCATCTCTGTGCCAGAGGTAACACCTGGAACGTGGGAAGATTCCAGCTGGTCCCACGCGAGCAGCGCTGTGCTGCGCCTGAAAGTCGATGGGATGACCTGTCACTCCTGCACCAGCACCATCGAGGGGAAGCTTGGCAAGCTGCAGGGAGTTCAGAGGATTAGAG TGTCCCTGGACAATAAGGAAGCTGTTGTTGTCTACCAGCCTCCTCTAatcacagcagaagaaataaaacagcaaattgAAGCCGCGGGTTTCACAGCAGCCTTCAAAAAGCAACCTAGACCCCTGAAGCTCAGTGGGATTGACCTGGAGAGGCTGAGAAATGCTCAACCCAGAAGCTCTGAGGCATCACAGAGAGAAGACTCCAGCGGGACTGGCACAAAGACAGTTGTGTTCAGAGTTGAGGGGATGCACTGCAATTCCTGTGTCCTCAACATCCAGAGCACCGTGTCAGCACTGCCGGCAGTGGCGAGCGTCGTGGTTTCTTTGGAGAACAAATCTGCTGCTATAAGCTACAACCCAAGCTTAATTAGCGTAGAGAAGCTGAGGAAAGCTGTGGAGAATGTGTCTCCAGAGAGGTTCAGGGTCAGCCTTCCTGAGGAGCATGAGAACCTGGCACTTTTCCCCACGCTGGCATCTCCAGTGAAATCTCATCCTGCTTCCAAGGATCCCAGCCAGCCCCTCACTCAGGTTGTTGTGATCAATATTGAGGGCATGACTTGCAGCTCCTGTGTGCAGTCCATCGAGGGAGTGCTGTCCCAGAAGGCAGGTGTGAAATCTGTTCATGTCTCTCTCCCAAATGGAACTGGAACTATAGAATATGACCCACTGCAAACAAGCCCCGAGGACTTGAGGTCCTCAATAGAGGATATGGGATTTGATGCATCTTTTCCAG CAAAGGCAGAGCTCCCTGTGGCcaaagctcagccctgccctgaagCACAGCTGGACTCTCACAAGCCTGAGCCACCCTCCAAAGTGCCACCAGCCCACgttggcaggcaggagagcaagaCCATCTCCAAGTGCTACGTGCAGGTCACGGGAATGACGTGTGCCTCGTGTGTGGCCAACATCGAGAGGAATCTGAGAAGGGAGGATG GAATCCACTCGATCCTTGTTGCCCTCATGGCAGGGAAGGCAGAAGTGAGGTACAACCCTGCTGTCATTCACCCTGCAGCTATTGCAGAGCTCATTCGGGAGCTGGGCTTCGGAGCCACCGTGATGGAAAACTGTGGGGAAGGAGATGGCATTCTGGAACTTGTT gtgAGAGGGATGACCTGTGCCTCCTGTGTGCACAAGATAGAATCCACCCTCATGAAGACCAATGGTGTCTTGTACTGCTCCGTAGCTCTTGCGACCAACAAAGCCCACATCAAATATGACCCTGAGGCCATTGGTCCTCGAGATGTCATACAAGTGATAAAG gattTAGGTTTTACTACTTCCTTAGTCAAAAAGGATAGATCTGCCAGTCATCTGGATCACAAACAGGAGATCAGGCA gTGGAAAAGGTCTTTTGTGGTGAGCCTGGTTTTCTGTATCCCTGTGATGGGGCTGATGATTTACATGATGGTGATGGACAGCCAGCTCTCGCATGCTCACGCACATCACAACATGAGCAGTGAGGAGATGGAGGCCCTCCACTCCTCCATGGTCCTGGAAtaccagctcctgccaggactGTCAGTCATGAATTTCCTGTCGTTTTTATTCTGTGTCCCTGTACAG GTGTTTGGGGGGTGGCACTTCTACATCCAGGCCTCCCGAGCACTGAGGCACAACACAGCCAACATGGACGTGCTCGTGGTGCTGGCAACATCCATTGCCTTCCTCTACTCCTTCATCATCCTCCTGGTGGCAATGGCTGAGAGGGCCAAAGTGAACCCTGTCACCTTCTTCGACACGCCCCCGATGCTGTTTGTGTTCATCTCGCTGGGCCGCTGGCTGGAGCACGTGGCAAAG GGTAAAACCTCAGAAGCACTGGCAAGACTAATTTCATTACAAGCTACTGAAGCTACTATTGTTACCTTGGGCCCTGATAACGTTCTTTTAAG TGAGGAGCAAGTGGATGTGGAGCTGGTTCAGCGAGGGGACATTGTCAAAGTGGTCCCAGGAGGCAAATTCCCAGTGGATGGCCGTGTCATTGAAGGACAGTCCATGGTGGACGAGTCTCTCATCACAG GTGAGGCCATGCCTGTGACCAAAAAGCCTGGCAATACAGTTATTGCAGGCTCCATCAATCAGAACGGGTCCCTTCTCATCTCGGCCACCCACGTGGGAGCTGACACCACTCTGTCCCAGATTGTGAAACTCGTGGAGGAGGCCCAGACCTCTAAG GCTCCCATCCAGCAATTTGCAGACAAACTTAGTGGCTACTTCGTTCCTTTTATTGTGGCTGTTTCTGTAGTTACCCTTTTTGCCTGGATTATAATTGGATTTGTGGATTTTGAAATAgtggaaaaatactttctg GGCTACAACAAGagcatttcagcagcagaggtgATCATCCGCTTCGCCTTCCAGGCCTCCATCACCGTGCTGTGCATcgcctgtccctgctccctgggccTGGCCACCCCCACCGCCGTCATGGTGGGCACCGGCGTGGGGGCCCAGAACGGCATCCTCATCAAGGGCGGGGAGCCCCTGGAGATGGCACACAAG gTGAAGGTGGTTGTGTTTGACAAAACAGGGACCATCACCCACGGCACTCCAGAGGTGATGCAGGTGAAGTTCCTGGTGGAGGGGAACCTCCTGCCTCGTCACAAAATGCTTGCGATTGTGGGGACAGCGGAGAGCAGCAGCGAGCACCCCCTGGGAGCAGCAATCACAAAGTACTGCAAAAAG GAGCTGAACTCGGAAACCCTTGGGACATGTACAGATTTTCAGGTAGTTCCAGGCTGTGGCATTAGTTGCAAAGTCACCAATATTGAAGCATTACTCTATAGGAAAAACAGAATGGTTGaagaaaacaatgttaaaaatgtGACACTTGTGAAAATTGAGGAGAATACAGACGAATCAGTGCAGCCTGCTTTGATCATTGATGCTGAACTACCAA ctACTGTGACCTCTCAGAAATACTCAGTTCTCATCGGGAACAGGGAATGGATGACCAGGAATGGCCTCATGGTGAGAAATGAGGTGGACAAAGCCATGATGGAACACGAGCGGAGAGGCCGCACGgctgtcctggcagctgtggaTG gaGTGCTCTGTGGCTTGATAGCTATTGCAGATACAGTGAAGCcagaggctgagctggcagTGTACACTTTGAAGAGCATGGGGTTAGAAGTTGTCCTCATGACTGGCGACAACAGCAAAACAGCCCGGTCCATCGCCTCCCAG GTTGGCATCACCAAAGTGTTTGCAGAGGTTCTCCCCTCGCACAAAGTGGCCAAAGTGAAGCAGCTCCAGGACGAAGGGAAGCGGGTGGCCATGGTTGGAGATGGGATCAACGattccccagccctggccatggCCAGCGTGGGAATTGCCATTGGCACGGGCACGGATGTGGCCATCGAGGCAGCTGATGTGGTTCTCATCAGG GATGACCTGATGGATGTGGTAGCAAGCATAGATTTGTCCAGGAAAACCGTGAAGAGGATCCGGATCAACTTTGTCTTTGCTCTAATTTACAATCTCATTGGAGTTCCCATAGCTGCAGGTGTGTGA